The genomic region ATCAAAGTTACTCCATCTGATTCAAGAAGCATGGTTAGACAATCTCTGTGTGCTCCTTTGAATTCTGTCTGGGAGGATGATGAAACTCTCTCTCCTTCTAAATAAGTTAAAATAGATGGATGTGGATATCCTGGAAAAGAagcaacttatttttttttagtccTGAGGGCTGAATATATGCAGCTCTTGCATATTTTCATATGTGCATATGAAGAATTAGTCTGTTTCATCCAGAAAACCAAGCTAGTGGCATAGTGAGTTCCAAATACGTCCCttctgttttgggctctgacctggagggacctCTTTGAAAAATGAGGGGAATTCAGAATTGGCTTACCTGCCGAGCGCACAAATGAGTGACTCGGGGTGTTTTAATGGCATAGACTGTTGTCCATTAGGGACTCACAAGAGGGTCACCAACCTCCTAAAGCACTGCACAGTGCTTCTCGTATGTGCTTCTAATAGGTAGTCCATATGCCTGTCAGTAGAGGAGGTGAATCTGATTTGTAAACACTTGCCCCCTTTCTTGTGGGCGCAAATAGTAGTTTTGCATCCACAATTATTTGTGGGCACAAGTCAGGACATTTAGACACACAAGTACCTGCTCTATGGATACACCAAGTCCTCAAAATGACTTGAAGTGCAGAACAACTTGCACTCATAAAGCTGGGAGTGCAGAAAGGGAGGCCCAGTTCAGGGCAAGGTGAAAATAAGGCCTCCAATGCCCATGGCTGTGTAAAGAAGTCATTATGTTTATCATACCACACTTCGTTTTCTCTTGCAACACCTTTGTTTGGACTACAATTTCCAGCGCTTATCAACACTTGTTTGTATGTAACATGGTAGCATGATCCAATGGATTAAGCACTAGCCTGGGAGATAAGGGTTCCATTCCTGCCTCTGACCTGCtttgatcttggacaagtcactttgcctattggtgcctcctttcccccacctgtaTAATGGACATAATTCCTTTTGCCCTCTTTGTATAGTGTTTTGAGATCTCCAGATGAAGAGCACTATAGAAGTATTAACGCCTGATGCTTCAGGGAGAGAAACTCTAACCATCTGATAGTTGGGAACTGCCCCTAGCTAGAGGGGAATCCCAGGGTGGGGAGTAGGATGCACCCAACAAATGGATAGGTGACTGAcgtttttcccccttcccccccggccCCCATTTCTCTACAGATCTATGAATACAGAAAAGTACAACATGAATTTCCAAGTCGCTTCAGTGGCCGACTACAGTGGAACGGGAGCAAAGACATGCAGGACGTGTCCATCACTGTATTAAATGTGACCTTGAATGATTCGGGGATCTACACCTGTAATGTCACCCGGGAGTTTGACTTTGAGATTCATCACCCACTCTTCACAAGCTCCAGATTGATCCATCTCACTGTGGTTGAGGAGGGTATGGAGGACTGGTGGAAATGCCTTGAATCGTTGGGTGTGACCTACCATGCCAAGTACCAAGTCTATAGCAAACCACACAATGCTCTTTTCAGTGGTATTCctggtgaggggtggggaagttGCCAACTAATAGGTCACTTGCAAATACTT from Dermochelys coriacea isolate rDerCor1 chromosome 22, rDerCor1.pri.v4, whole genome shotgun sequence harbors:
- the SCN3B gene encoding sodium channel subunit beta-3 isoform X3; this encodes MKLLCISCMKREEASASTVVEWFYKTEGGKDELIYEYRKVQHEFPSRFSGRLQWNGSKDMQDVSITVLNVTLNDSGIYTCNVTREFDFEIHHPLFTSSRLIHLTVVEEGMEDWWKCLESLGVTYHAKYQVYSKPHNALFSGIPAGEDFTSVISEIMMYILLIFLTLWLLIEMVYCYRKVSKAEETVQENATDYLAIPSENKENCTVPVEE